In one Sphingomonas sp. AP4-R1 genomic region, the following are encoded:
- a CDS encoding NUDIX domain-containing protein has protein sequence MSLTPPHPAATLILLREPNEGPPELLMIQRAATMGFGAGAWVFPGGRVDPGDVTLAARFLPANDALDDHAARICAIRETIEEVGLALGLDPPPDPATLAAVRAGLHAGEPFAGLLDRFGLSLVPDALLHFSRWCPPAEISRRFDTRFYLARLHGDAKAEPDGRETVALLWTTPRAMLDRADARIMFPTACNLRRLLPHRSFAEAEADAAAFPAATIVTRSVDIGGERFVQIDAGHGYPETRSPLAGLFRG, from the coding sequence TTGAGCCTGACGCCGCCTCATCCGGCCGCGACCCTGATCCTGCTGCGCGAGCCGAACGAGGGCCCGCCGGAACTGCTGATGATCCAGCGCGCCGCCACGATGGGCTTCGGCGCGGGCGCCTGGGTCTTCCCCGGCGGCCGCGTCGATCCGGGCGACGTGACGCTGGCCGCCCGCTTCCTCCCCGCGAACGACGCTCTCGACGACCATGCCGCCCGCATCTGTGCGATCCGCGAGACGATCGAGGAAGTGGGCCTCGCCCTCGGCCTCGATCCGCCGCCCGATCCCGCGACGCTGGCCGCCGTGCGCGCCGGCCTTCATGCGGGGGAGCCATTCGCGGGCTTGCTCGATCGGTTCGGCCTTTCGCTGGTGCCGGACGCGCTTCTGCACTTCAGCCGCTGGTGCCCGCCCGCGGAGATTTCCAGGCGCTTCGACACGCGCTTCTATCTCGCCCGTCTTCACGGCGACGCGAAGGCCGAGCCCGACGGTCGCGAAACGGTGGCCCTGCTCTGGACAACACCACGGGCGATGCTCGACCGCGCCGATGCGCGCATCATGTTTCCCACCGCCTGCAACCTGCGCCGCCTCCTGCCCCACCGCAGCTTCGCGGAGGCGGAAGCGGATGCCGCCGCCTTTCCGGCCGCCACTATCGTCACCCGCTCGGTGGACATTGGCGGCGAACGCTTCGTCCAGATCGACGCAGGCCATGGCTATCCTGAAACCCGCTCGCCGCTGGCCGGCCTCTTTCGCGGCTAG
- a CDS encoding SDR family oxidoreductase → MTALRSILITGASSGLGAGLARHLAAPGVRLALTGRDAARLEVTAEACRAKSAEVVTGLFDVADAEPIAAWILARDAEAPFDLAISAAGVSAGTSEAGAPEGHKLATLQVRTNLLGTMNVIEPLIAPMMARKAGQLVVVASTAALRGLPYSPGYSASKAGVRAYGEALRALLAPAGVAVTVVVPGFFDTPMTDRWKGPTPFMVSLDKMVRVIAKGIERRSSRVVYPRLLALGQVAADLMPAMFGDRIVRNFRFHIEPGS, encoded by the coding sequence ATGACCGCGCTTCGCAGCATTTTGATCACCGGAGCGTCGAGCGGGCTGGGCGCCGGTCTCGCGCGCCATCTCGCCGCGCCCGGCGTGCGGCTGGCGTTGACCGGGCGCGATGCGGCGCGACTGGAGGTGACCGCAGAGGCGTGTCGCGCGAAGAGCGCCGAGGTCGTGACCGGCCTGTTCGATGTGGCGGACGCCGAGCCGATCGCGGCGTGGATCCTGGCGCGGGATGCCGAGGCGCCGTTCGATCTGGCGATTTCGGCGGCCGGCGTCTCAGCGGGGACGAGCGAGGCGGGGGCTCCGGAGGGGCACAAGCTGGCGACCTTGCAGGTGCGGACCAATCTGCTCGGCACGATGAACGTGATCGAGCCGCTGATCGCGCCGATGATGGCGCGCAAGGCGGGGCAATTGGTGGTCGTCGCCTCGACGGCGGCGCTGCGCGGCCTGCCCTACAGCCCCGGCTACAGCGCCAGCAAGGCGGGCGTGCGGGCTTATGGCGAGGCGCTGCGCGCGCTGCTGGCGCCGGCGGGTGTCGCGGTGACGGTGGTTGTGCCGGGCTTCTTCGACACGCCGATGACGGATCGCTGGAAGGGGCCGACGCCGTTCATGGTGAGCCTGGACAAGATGGTCCGCGTGATCGCGAAGGGGATCGAGCGGCGCAGTTCGCGTGTCGTCTATCCCCGGCTTTTGGCGCTGGGGCAGGTGGCGGCAGACCTGATGCCGGCGATGTTCGGCGACCGTATCGTGCGCAATTTCCGCTTCCACATCGAACCCGGCTCCTGA
- a CDS encoding LTA synthase family protein, translating into MMLHCAIGLALALATWVGLRLMVGARFLGARSGMLALDLAPPIIGFLLFTLATARPIVAGIGVVALGIGLGVADKVKRIVLDEPVMFADRAELLEVVRHPRFYIAFVGTAQMIAGTIAIVAVVAGLLWAEPPLWHVPLLAQIGLALVAIVLGRLAFVVPGSVALRPRLARCYRTYAPTGDPDTDMTAFGLLATCIVHATLASDGRSARREAVRARGLPAWPKSVGPVVLIQGESFADARRLHPGLAHHMPHFGALSAAAALSGRLTVPCWGANTIRSELAAVAGIGPDDLGLDRFNPYEHFAQSPLPSLAHAARAAGCKTICVHPYSRTFYARHKVMPFLGFDRFIGEEAFADAARDGGYVTDAALARFAADLVASEGPDLFLFLITIENHGPWDGSHDDVPPVPLPLDWQVPDRAAVGRWLRHADATDAMIPVLREAIARHGRGWLGFYGDHQPSLDGVFKGPGAEDRRTDYALWPVGGAPVTRREDLAAEDIAARWLGLMRG; encoded by the coding sequence ATGATGCTGCACTGTGCGATCGGGCTCGCGCTCGCGCTGGCGACATGGGTGGGGCTGCGCCTGATGGTCGGCGCCCGTTTCCTTGGCGCGCGGAGTGGGATGCTGGCACTGGATCTGGCGCCCCCCATCATCGGCTTCCTGCTGTTCACGCTGGCGACGGCCCGGCCGATCGTGGCGGGCATCGGCGTGGTCGCGCTCGGCATCGGGCTCGGCGTGGCGGACAAGGTGAAGCGCATCGTGCTGGACGAGCCGGTGATGTTCGCGGATCGCGCCGAACTGCTGGAGGTGGTGCGCCACCCGCGTTTCTACATCGCCTTTGTCGGTACGGCGCAAATGATCGCGGGGACGATCGCGATCGTGGCGGTGGTGGCGGGCCTGCTGTGGGCGGAGCCGCCGCTATGGCATGTGCCGCTGCTCGCCCAGATCGGGCTGGCGCTGGTCGCGATCGTGCTGGGGCGGCTTGCCTTCGTGGTGCCGGGAAGCGTGGCGCTGCGGCCGCGTCTGGCGCGCTGCTACCGCACCTATGCGCCGACCGGTGATCCCGACACGGACATGACGGCGTTCGGCCTGCTCGCTACCTGTATCGTCCATGCGACGCTGGCGAGCGACGGGCGCTCGGCGCGGCGGGAGGCGGTGCGCGCGCGCGGGCTTCCGGCCTGGCCGAAGAGTGTCGGGCCGGTCGTGCTGATCCAGGGCGAATCCTTTGCCGATGCGCGGCGGCTGCATCCGGGTCTCGCCCACCACATGCCCCATTTCGGCGCGTTGAGCGCGGCGGCGGCGCTGTCGGGGCGGCTGACCGTGCCGTGCTGGGGCGCGAACACGATCCGCAGCGAGCTGGCGGCGGTGGCGGGGATCGGGCCGGACGATCTGGGGCTCGATCGCTTCAATCCCTATGAGCATTTCGCGCAGTCGCCGCTGCCCTCGCTGGCGCATGCGGCGCGCGCGGCGGGGTGCAAAACGATCTGCGTGCATCCGTATTCGCGCACCTTCTATGCGCGCCACAAGGTGATGCCCTTCCTCGGCTTCGATCGCTTCATCGGCGAGGAGGCCTTTGCCGATGCCGCGCGCGACGGCGGCTATGTGACCGATGCGGCGCTCGCGCGCTTCGCCGCCGATCTGGTGGCCAGCGAAGGCCCGGACCTGTTCCTGTTCCTGATCACGATCGAGAATCATGGGCCGTGGGACGGATCGCACGACGATGTGCCGCCCGTGCCGCTGCCGCTGGACTGGCAGGTGCCCGATCGCGCTGCGGTCGGCCGCTGGCTGCGCCATGCCGATGCGACCGATGCGATGATCCCGGTGCTACGCGAGGCGATCGCGCGGCACGGCAGGGGCTGGCTGGGCTTTTACGGCGATCACCAGCCGAGCCTCGACGGCGTGTTCAAGGGGCCGGGCGCCGAGGACCGGCGGACCGATTATGCGCTGTGGCCGGTGGGCGGCGCGCCCGTGACCCGGCGCGAGGATTTGGCGGCGGAGGATATCGCCGCGCGCTGGCTGGGGCTGATGCGCGGCTGA